In the genome of Myroides phaeus, one region contains:
- a CDS encoding OsmC family protein — MYKHLFKAALNWIATDKLKESNKKVYAKSHTIKIEGKEILSISAAKAFKGDPTLLNPEDLLLTALTSCHMMSYLYVCQQHNIEVLSYEDNSEATLVLNADGSGRITKVVLNPIVRIKNESQKALALQLHIQANKLCFIANSCNFEIEHHAQCFNEE, encoded by the coding sequence ATGTACAAACATCTTTTTAAAGCAGCACTAAATTGGATTGCTACCGACAAGCTAAAAGAGTCAAACAAAAAGGTGTATGCCAAAAGCCATACTATAAAAATAGAAGGAAAAGAGATTCTATCGATTTCTGCTGCCAAAGCCTTTAAAGGAGACCCAACATTGCTAAATCCGGAAGATTTATTACTGACTGCCCTTACATCGTGCCATATGATGTCGTATTTATACGTATGCCAGCAACACAATATAGAGGTGCTTTCTTATGAAGATAATTCAGAAGCGACACTGGTACTAAATGCTGATGGCAGCGGGCGTATAACCAAAGTAGTTTTAAATCCGATAGTACGCATCAAAAATGAATCGCAAAAAGCGTTAGCATTACAACTGCATATTCAAGCTAACAAACTCTGCTTTATTGCTAATTCCTGTAATTTTGAAATAGAACATCACGCACAATGCTTTAACGAAGAATAA